The Amblyomma americanum isolate KBUSLIRL-KWMA chromosome 2, ASM5285725v1, whole genome shotgun sequence genome contains the following window.
TTTGTGTTCATGAGATAAGCGGCCGTGGCTTTTTCAGTAGGCCGTAGCACCTGGAAATTCCTTTAATAACAATAAAAGAAGCATTGCTGTTAAGAGTTACGGAATACGTCTAGCCACATGTAAGAGAATGTGTTTAATGACAGCTTAATTTTTTACCTAAAATTTAATAGAAATAGTCGGATATAGCCTACCTAAGTCTGCAACGAAGCACCGCCCACAGTCAAGACCACCGCatagaattcctccacgacaaaatgTAGCGCGTTGTCAAAGTTTTTCCAGTTGCCCagacaagaagctaatcacaacacaAACCTATTAGGTAAATGATTTTGGTGCCGCTGGTTTGTTTAATGGCCACGTATTTAAAAGCTGATTTACTTTACTGTTTTGGTTtgtcagcggagtaatacagggcgCCGCGGCATAAGGCGCATTATTACAAACTGCTGTTTTCTTAAATTATATCCTACTATTGATGACCAAATTATGATTCATTACCTTTACTGAAATGACATTGTAAGAACTGCAAAACTACATTCAAAGGCTCACTAAACAGAGGCAACACTCGACCATGTCGCATTAATTATCATTACCTGGTTAGGCAGAAAAGCTGAATAAATATCGGGCAGTACAACTGCTGGAGAAGAATAAGGAGAACAGAACTCTTGGGACACTGACTATTTTTTACCTGCATATATTGAGGATGACATAATCGGCACAGCGCTAGCAAATGGGGTGAAGAACCATAGAGCTCAGCGATTAAGATTTCAACGACGAAGGAAAGCGACTTCAGGTGCTTAATTTCCTGGGTTACATCAAATCCGCTCGACTTGCAATATAGAGTATTAGTTTACTCGTCAAAAAATGTAGTTCATAATTAACTAACACATCTGTGCATTTCATTATTCATTAGACTGCAGTGTTTGCAACATCTTGATTTCAATTTGCAGGGCAAGTTGGTGATGATTTCGGTTCAAGTGGCGGCTTCGGTTCAAGTGGTGGCTTCGGTTCAAGTAATGGCGGAGGATTTGGAGGCGGATACGGTGGCGGATACGGAGGAAGCGGGTATGGCGGCGGAGGAAGCTCAGAAGGTTGGTCCAGTGGTGGAGATGGTGGTGGAGGCGCATCCGGAGGTTGGTCCAGCAGCAGAGGCGGACTAGAAGGATCTAGCGACTTCTCTGGTGGAAGTAGCGGCTCTGGTTGGGGCAGCGGCAGTGGTCCAAGTGGATTCAGGTGGATGTCACCCTTGTCGTGGAGATATATTTCCGGAAGATATGGAGGAGGACAAGGAAGAGGATCATGGAGATCATACGGGAGCTCACCAACATCTTGGTACTTTTCGGGTGGCCAGGGACCTTGGGGAAGTTTTGGGGGATCACAAGGACAAGATGACCAAGGTGGAAATGGAAGATTCTCTGGAGGGGTAGGATGGAGCGGTAGCCAGTCCGGAGGCCAAGGAGGTAGCGGTGGCGGAGCGGGAGGAATCGGCGGCGGATTGGATGGATATGGTGgtggattccgtgggcagggagGAGGACGGCAAGGTGGTGGCGGGCAGTTGAATTGGCTAGGTAGCAGTGGTGAACAGGGTGGACTTGGTGGACAAGGCGGTTTTGACGGAGGTATCGATCAAGGACAAAGTAGCAGCACAGGTGGACAAGGAGGCAGGCAGTGGGGACAAAACGAACAAGATGGACAATCTGGAGGCAGTGTCGGCCCACTGAGCTCGTTTGGAAACCTATTGGGCGgctctggaggaggaggaggcagcaGAGGATTTGGAATCGGAAATCTATTTGGCGGTGGCTTAGGCGGTGGAGGAGGACAATCTGGAGGCGGACTTGGTGGTGGACTCAGCAGGCTGAGCTCATTTAGAGGCCTATTCGGCAGctcaagaggaggaggaggaggaggaggtcgTGGACTTGGAAGTATATTAGGCGGCGGCTCAAGTGGGGGAGGTTTCTTAAGCAGCATCACTAGAGGAGGTGGACTAGGCGGCGGCGGTTTTTCTGATGGGTTGCTTTCGCGCTTTCGAAGTCGTGGCGGCAGCCAAGGCGGTCTTCTATCCCGATTTGGCGGTGGTGAAGGAGGAAGCAGCGGAATGTTTGGCTTAGGAAGTGGGGGATTTGGCAGTATTGGTGGCAGTCAACGTTTGTTCTCACGCCTGAGTGGTCGATTATCTCAAAGGAGACTGAGACGTCTGTATAAGAAATTACGAAGGCGGGGACAAGTGACAAGCTACAGCCAGTTCCTCCAGCAGATTGCGTTGTCCGGTGGATTGGGTGGAGGTAGTCAAGGAGGCGGCTTTGGTGGTCCATGGAGTGGCGGCAGTGGTTCGTACTGGATTTCCGAACCGCAGTCCTGGATATGGAAATCTCAAGGTGGTCTTGGTGGTGGACAAGGAGGTGGCTTCGGACTAGGATCCGGTAGTGGATTCGGCCAAGGCTCAAGCAGCGGATTTGGTAGTGGTTCAAGTGGAGGGTACGGTGGAAGTTCAGGCGGCGGATTTGGCAGTGGATACGGAGGGGGTTTAGGAAGCTCATTTGGTGGTGGTAGTTCAGGAGGCAGCTTTGGTGGAAGCTCAGGAGGTTCTTTCGGTGGAAGCTCAGGAGGTTCTTTCGGTGGAGGCAGTGGCTGGGGCAACGGCGGCTGGAGttcgcaacagcagcagcaaagctatTAATCTGAACACAGCGCATTACAAGCATGTGCTATTTTCGCCAACTAAATATAAACATGAGGCGTACCTTTTCTTTCCTGATAATAAAAGCACGAAACAACTAATGAATGTGGTTTGCATTTCACTGGTATTCCTGTTCGTCACTTCCATTGTAGACAATCACTATACACCATGGAAGGCTGAACGTGTAGTGCCGACCTTTGTTATAAACATTAGAACTGTGCATCGGCATGAGTAACCACGTGCACAGAACTAACGTTTAAGAACGAATttcaaataaagcaaaaaaataacTCCGCAGCTTTCGCCCACTACTGCGTCGAATACTTGACTGCGTTAAGGTTGTTGCACATGCAAACCGATTCGGCGAGTTCTGGGACCAGCGGCTCATCGCGATAATCGTTCACTAAAAGTTTCATGTGCGTCTTCTGCCACTGTGAAGCGCAATTCTGCTGGCATAGAATATGCGCTCTGGGTCGTTTCGGGTTGTAGAATCCCATGAAACTCTGTTACTAGAGCAATAAATATGCATTATTTGTTCACTTTTCTCAAATTTCTTGCATATATAAAACTCGCTTATGAAGCAATGAAtgcagcctttcttttttcaatcccTTGTTTTACACGGAAGCCCTTAACTGCCGTGCACGACGTTTGATATATGTATAACCGGTCTTTGTAAATGTCGACGTACGCGGAAGCCGAGGAGGAGACTTTTAAAAACACGGGTGGACGGGAACACCCCTCTCTTCACAACGAAGAGGCTGGCGGTttggcattgctaagcacgaaatgtttTGCGAAACCACAGTTTCTTGGAGTTGGACACCACCGCAAAGTACCTAAAAGCGCAACTAAGGTGTCCACTGGCACCCATGGTGCCAGTTATGCACGTCTTGAACTTTTCCATCCCCAGTGCCAGTTTACCTTATCTATGCCGGTGGCCTACGCTCCAGTACAGCgtttctgccacaatgttgtcatTGCCAACGCGTATTACTTTAGTGCATTGTTTCTGCCACAACAGTGCCCACGCCAACGCCTACAGCGCACATCTATCTTTCACTAC
Protein-coding sequences here:
- the LOC144119949 gene encoding uncharacterized protein LOC144119949 yields the protein MKSLRLTALVVSLLVSRGFESSQAFQWQVGDDFGSSGGFGSSGGFGSSNGGGFGGGYGGGYGGSGYGGGGSSEGWSSGGDGGGGASGGWSSSRGGLEGSSDFSGGSSGSGWGSGSGPSGFRWMSPLSWRYISGRYGGGQGRGSWRSYGSSPTSWYFSGGQGPWGSFGGSQGQDDQGGNGRFSGGVGWSGSQSGGQGGSGGGAGGIGGGLDGYGGGFRGQGGGRQGGGGQLNWLGSSGEQGGLGGQGGFDGGIDQGQSSSTGGQGGRQWGQNEQDGQSGGSVGPLSSFGNLLGGSGGGGGSRGFGIGNLFGGGLGGGGGQSGGGLGGGLSRLSSFRGLFGSSRGGGGGGGRGLGSILGGGSSGGGFLSSITRGGGLGGGGFSDGLLSRFRSRGGSQGGLLSRFGGGEGGSSGMFGLGSGGFGSIGGSQRLFSRLSGRLSQRRLRRLYKKLRRRGQVTSYSQFLQQIALSGGLGGGSQGGGFGGPWSGGSGSYWISEPQSWIWKSQGGLGGGQGGGFGLGSGSGFGQGSSSGFGSGSSGGYGGSSGGGFGSGYGGGLGSSFGGGSSGGSFGGSSGGSFGGSSGGSFGGGSGWGNGGWSSQQQQQSY